In Microbacterium binotii, one DNA window encodes the following:
- a CDS encoding cation:dicarboxylate symporter family transporter: MALRLPRTTTVTLPRLTGRPGRKRWDKHTWLYVSVIIAVVAGAVVGLAFPEFAVGLKPLGTAFVSLITMMIAPIIFCTIVVGVGSIAKAATVGKIGGLALVYFLGMSTFALAIGLVVGNIIHPGEGLDMSGSTYQATGEATSTVDFLLHIVPESFFAAFTGGSVLQVLFIALLVGFALQGLGEKGKPIMTAVTHLQTLVFRILGMILWLAPVGAFGAIAAVVGSTGVAAILGLGLLMVAFYITCFVFIAGVLGSLLYAVARVNIFSLMKYLGREYLLIVGTSSSESALPRLIAKMEHLGVSKPVVGITVPTGYSFNLDGTAIYLTMASLFIATGMGAPMSIPEQIGLLVFMIIASKGAAGVTGAGLATLAAGLQTYRPDLVGGVGVIVGIDRFMSEGRAVTNFTGNAVATVLIGTWTRQIDKARVREVLSGARPFDESTLTGGHGADAGEKTPVAAQGDAAAKPMATTAR; this comes from the coding sequence ATGGCTCTGCGACTTCCCCGCACGACGACGGTGACCCTGCCGCGGCTGACAGGCCGCCCCGGTCGCAAGAGATGGGACAAGCACACCTGGCTGTACGTCTCGGTGATCATCGCCGTGGTCGCCGGTGCCGTCGTGGGACTGGCCTTCCCCGAGTTCGCCGTGGGCCTGAAGCCGCTGGGAACGGCGTTCGTGTCGCTCATCACGATGATGATCGCCCCCATCATCTTCTGCACCATCGTGGTGGGCGTGGGTTCCATCGCCAAGGCGGCGACCGTGGGCAAGATCGGCGGACTGGCCCTGGTCTACTTCCTCGGCATGTCGACCTTCGCGCTCGCGATCGGTCTCGTGGTGGGCAACATCATCCACCCGGGCGAGGGGCTGGACATGTCCGGCTCGACCTACCAGGCGACGGGCGAGGCGACCTCCACCGTCGACTTCCTGCTGCACATCGTGCCCGAGTCCTTCTTCGCGGCGTTCACCGGCGGCAGCGTGCTGCAGGTGCTCTTCATCGCGCTCCTGGTCGGCTTCGCGCTGCAGGGGCTGGGGGAGAAGGGCAAGCCGATCATGACGGCGGTCACCCACCTGCAGACGCTCGTGTTCCGCATCCTGGGCATGATCCTCTGGCTTGCGCCCGTCGGCGCGTTCGGCGCCATCGCGGCCGTCGTCGGCTCGACCGGCGTCGCCGCGATCCTCGGGCTCGGGCTTCTGATGGTCGCGTTCTACATCACGTGCTTCGTCTTCATCGCCGGCGTGCTGGGTTCGCTTCTCTATGCGGTCGCCCGGGTGAACATCTTCTCGCTCATGAAGTACCTGGGCCGCGAATACCTGCTCATCGTCGGTACGTCGTCGTCGGAGTCCGCGCTGCCCCGCCTCATCGCCAAGATGGAGCACCTCGGCGTCTCGAAGCCCGTCGTGGGCATCACGGTGCCCACGGGGTACTCGTTCAACCTGGACGGCACGGCGATCTACCTCACGATGGCATCGCTGTTCATCGCGACCGGCATGGGTGCGCCGATGTCGATCCCCGAGCAGATCGGCCTGCTCGTGTTCATGATCATCGCCTCGAAGGGGGCCGCGGGCGTCACCGGCGCGGGACTCGCGACCCTCGCGGCAGGTCTGCAGACCTACCGACCCGACCTGGTCGGCGGTGTGGGCGTCATCGTCGGCATCGACCGTTTCATGTCGGAAGGCCGCGCGGTCACCAACTTCACCGGCAACGCGGTGGCGACCGTGCTGATCGGCACCTGGACCCGGCAGATCGACAAGGCGCGGGTGCGCGAGGTGCTCTCCGGGGCCCGCCCGTTCGACGAGTCCACCCTGACCGGCGGACACGGTGCGGATGCGGGGGAGAAGACGCCCGTCGCAGCGCAGGGGGATGCGGCCGCGAAGCCGATGGCGACCACGGCACGCTGA
- a CDS encoding sensor histidine kinase, producing MRPTKFPTSAATRLFLLIAAAAVAAAALLSAVLVLDAQRAERAEAERVTQIVARTLAEDPFVRSGVTSTAPSAVLQPFAESVMAASDLDFVTIMSPDGVRFTHRDPARIGERYIGTIPASPESLTEERAGTLGPSVRTIAPVTEGDEVVGWVSAGVTLGSIGDGIAARLPFALAVALIVLAAGLVGAVLARGQTRRVTGDLAASEIRDTLSSAESMRTLGEALRAQTHEHGNRIHTAVALLEMDRREEAIALLTDSAQASQDLVDQVTARADGDATVGALVLGKVSQAAERGVLLRTQIAPDAPRSVLSAVDAVTVVGNLLDNAVDAAATGPTPRTVDFTMTRSGQDLILTVADSGAGVPVEMRERVFEMGFSTKPAGAEGRGVGLALVRDIVTASGGSIRIDDAHPSRFVLVLKGRA from the coding sequence GTGAGACCGACGAAGTTCCCGACGAGCGCGGCCACGCGCCTGTTCCTGCTGATCGCCGCCGCTGCCGTCGCGGCGGCGGCCCTGCTCAGCGCGGTGCTCGTGCTGGACGCGCAGCGCGCGGAACGTGCGGAGGCGGAGCGCGTGACGCAGATCGTCGCGCGCACCCTCGCCGAGGACCCCTTCGTTCGAAGCGGCGTCACCTCCACGGCCCCCTCCGCCGTCCTCCAGCCGTTCGCGGAGTCGGTCATGGCGGCCAGCGACCTGGACTTCGTGACGATCATGTCGCCCGACGGCGTGCGCTTCACCCACCGCGATCCCGCCCGGATCGGCGAGCGCTACATCGGGACGATCCCCGCATCCCCCGAATCGCTCACCGAGGAGCGCGCGGGGACGCTCGGGCCCTCGGTGCGCACGATCGCCCCCGTCACCGAGGGCGACGAGGTCGTGGGGTGGGTGTCCGCGGGGGTGACGTTGGGCAGCATCGGCGACGGGATCGCCGCCCGGCTGCCGTTCGCGCTGGCGGTCGCGCTCATCGTGCTGGCCGCGGGCCTGGTGGGTGCGGTGCTGGCGCGCGGGCAGACGCGACGCGTGACGGGCGACCTCGCCGCATCCGAGATCCGCGACACGCTCTCGAGCGCCGAGTCGATGCGCACCCTCGGCGAGGCGCTGCGGGCCCAGACGCACGAGCACGGCAACCGCATCCACACCGCCGTCGCCCTGCTCGAGATGGACCGGCGCGAGGAGGCGATCGCTCTGCTCACCGACTCCGCCCAGGCCTCGCAGGACCTGGTCGATCAGGTCACGGCGCGCGCCGACGGGGACGCCACCGTGGGCGCCCTGGTGCTCGGAAAGGTGTCGCAAGCGGCCGAACGCGGGGTGCTCCTGCGCACGCAGATCGCTCCCGACGCGCCCCGCTCTGTTCTCTCCGCCGTCGACGCCGTCACGGTCGTGGGTAATCTGCTCGACAACGCCGTGGATGCGGCGGCCACCGGCCCCACGCCGCGCACCGTCGATTTCACGATGACGCGTTCCGGGCAGGACCTGATCCTCACGGTGGCCGACTCGGGTGCCGGTGTGCCCGTGGAGATGCGCGAGAGGGTGTTCGAGATGGGATTCAGCACGAAACCCGCCGGGGCCGAGGGTCGCGGTGTGGGCCTGGCGCTCGTGCGCGACATCGTGACGGCGTCGGGCGGCAGCATCCGCATCGACGACGCCCATCCGAGCCGCTTCGTGCTCGTGTTGAAGGGGCGGGCATGA
- a CDS encoding response regulator yields MIQVLVVDDDALTLELHGQYVGRLDGFEVSGLCAGAAAALRALIGPAPRPEVDLVLLDMTMPDASGLDVLRRIRAAGSTVDVIAVTSVRDADTVRATASLGVVQYLVKPFTFGVFRERLEQYAQACERRTPRGPATQAEIDALLGAGRTAPIPVTPKGISPDTLDAVGRALREGDALSAVETARLLGLSRVSARRYLEHLVEIGAAERRARHGRPGRPESEYRWSV; encoded by the coding sequence ATGATCCAGGTCCTCGTCGTCGACGACGACGCATTGACGCTGGAGCTGCACGGGCAGTACGTCGGCCGCCTGGACGGGTTCGAGGTGAGTGGACTGTGCGCGGGAGCCGCGGCAGCGCTGCGCGCGCTCATCGGCCCTGCACCCCGGCCGGAGGTGGACCTCGTCCTGCTCGACATGACGATGCCCGACGCGAGCGGCCTGGATGTCCTGCGCCGCATCCGCGCCGCCGGGAGCACGGTCGACGTGATCGCGGTGACCAGCGTGCGTGACGCCGACACCGTGAGGGCGACCGCGAGCCTCGGGGTCGTGCAGTACCTCGTGAAGCCCTTCACCTTCGGCGTGTTCCGGGAGCGGCTGGAGCAGTACGCGCAGGCATGCGAACGGCGCACTCCGCGCGGGCCCGCGACGCAGGCCGAGATCGATGCGCTGCTGGGGGCGGGTCGCACGGCTCCCATCCCGGTCACGCCGAAGGGCATCTCGCCGGACACGCTGGACGCGGTGGGCCGGGCACTCCGAGAGGGCGACGCTCTCTCGGCCGTCGAGACGGCGCGCCTGCTGGGCCTGTCGCGCGTCTCGGCCCGCCGCTACCTGGAGCACCTCGTGGAGATCGGTGCCGCCGAACGGCGTGCGCGCCACGGTCGCCCCGGCCGCCCGGAGAGCGAGTACCGCTGGTCGGTGTGA